The Thermothelomyces thermophilus ATCC 42464 chromosome 4, complete sequence region CCGCTACGAGAGATTATCATCCAACGACTACCACCTCGGGATCCTGCCCGCTCAAAacgctgcggctgcggcatCGTCCCGTGGCGCCCTGGAGACATTGGCAGGGCTGGGTTCCGAGATGCTGAACGCTGCACTGAACCCCTTGTCTCTGTTTAGCTCGGCGGCGAGCGTCATGAGCAGAGGAAGCGACGGTGCCTCCGGAACCAACGTGCCGCCTCCTGCAAGTCGGACAGGACGTGCCTCGGTACACCCGCATCTCCTCAAGCCGGGCGTAAAAATCTTCATTCATAGCCCATACGACTGCGTGCTTGCAACGCGCAGAGACTTGGGCGACCACTTGGCATGGCTTCTGGATCATCACCAGTACCAACAAGCGTGGCAGCTTGTCGACGAGCATCCCGAGATAATGGCGGGCGCGCCGGACGCAACACCTTCCTCGCCCCAGCATACGCACAGCACGGATGATTTCTATGACGATTCAGCATCGGTCACCGAAGGTATGCGCTCCTTTTACTCGGCCGCAGAAAAGGAAAAGCGGAGAATCGGCGAGCTCTGGATACAAGACATCATCGAGACGGGCGACTGGGCGAGGGCAGGGCAGGTGTGCGGTAAGGTCCTTGGGACTCCCGATCGCTGGGAGAAGTGGGTGTGGACGTTTGCCGGTGCCAACAAGTTTGATGAGATTGTGAATTACATCCCCACGGAGCGCACGCGGCCGCCGATGCCGGGTACCCTCTACGAGGTCATGCTTGGGCACTACCTTCAGGTCAACAAACCCAGGTTTCGTGAGCTATTGGAACGATGGTCTCCGGATCTCTACGACGTGAGTGCCATCACGACCGTACTTGAGAACCAACTGAAGTACAGGGACGTGCGGGAAGACAGCgtcgaggacggcgaggTCGGCCGTGACTGGCGCATTGTCATGGAGAGCCTCGCCAAACTGCACGAGGCAAACGGCAGGAACAGGGAGGCGCTGCGATGCCACATCAGGCTCCAGGACGCCGACTCGGCCATGCGGCTGATCAAGGAAGGCCACCTCGCCGACGCGGTGGCAGATGACATTCCGAGCTTCATTGGCCTGCGCGTGCCGCAGGGTCAGGCTGGCAAAATGAGCCAAGCCGAGCTAGAGGAGGCGACGGCGGAAGCCATCACTCTTTTGGTAGACGAGGCACAGCACGGCCTGGTGAAGCCCGAGGACGTTGTCAGCCAGCTACAGGAGAAGAGCCTGGACCTGTACACATTCTTCTACCTCCGCGGTTTGTGGCGGGGAGAGGGCATCCACGAGCACTCGGACGAATCACGCGCGCGCCTGGCCACTGACAGCAAATCCTTGGTCGACCATTTCGCCGACCTTGCTGTGCATCTCTTTGCCATGTATGAGCAGCCGCTCCTGATGGACTTTCTGAAAACCTCGACTGCGTACGCGTTCGAGAAGGTAACCCTCttgttcccccccccccccccctcttccctCCCCCGGGCCCCTGCGCGCGCCTTTTCCTATCAAGCCTGGACGATACGCTAATGCTATCCTCGACAGGCTGCTCAAGAATGCGAAGTGCGCAACTACGTGCCCGAGCTGGTTTACCTCTACTCCAAGACGGGCCAGACGAAGCGCGCCCTCTACCTCATCATCGACCGCCTGGGCGACGTGAGCCGCGCCATTGCCTTCGCCAAGGAGCAGGACGACCCGGACCTGTGGGAGGATTTGCTCACATACAGCATGGATAAGCCGCGCTTCATCCGTGCGCTGCTCGAGGAGGTCGGCACGGCAATCAATCCCATTACCCTGGTGCGCCGAATACCGGAGGGACTGGAGATCGAGGGCCTCCGCGAGGGGCTGAAGCACATCATGAAGGAGCACGAGATACAGTACAGCATCTGTGAGGGTGTGGCGAAGGTGCTGCGGAGCGAGGTGGCCGCCGCGCAGCGACTGCTGAGGATGGGCCAGAGGAGGGGGGTCAAGTTTGAAGTTGCGCCCCCGGGGGATCTCCCATACGAGAATGAGAAAGACGTACCGCTGCCAGCAGTggaagcagcagcaccaccgccgcctcccCCGCCGGCCGAGAATCGATCCTCCGCCGCTGCTGAGCAGGCGCCTCCGGCGCAAACCAATGgtgatgccgccgccgccgccgccgtggcccGCCCGGCGTCGGATAGCAGAAAAGCGCGGAAGTGGGCGCCGGGCCACTGCGCGGAGTGCCTCGAGCCGTTCGTGCCCTGGGAAACCGAGACTCTGGTGGGGTTCGCGTGCGGGCACGTCTTCCACGTGTCCCACCTGCTACGGCGGCTTCGcccgggggaggaggaggaggtggatGAGGTGCTCCTGCGCGGGATTGCCGAACCTCGGGCGTCGGCGACGCACCTCGTCGGGGCCAAGGTCACGCACGCGAGGTTACTGAGGGACCGCATCGCGGGAGGCTGCcccgtgtgtgtgtgtgcggaTAAGGGGGGAGAAGGCCGGTATTAGGGGGCggagaagagaagaaagaggggcggagaagagaagaaagaggggcggagaagagaagaaagaggggcggagaagagaagaaagaggggcggagaagagaagaaagaGGGACGGACGAAGGAGAGGGTCGAGGGATTCGCTTGGGTCGCGGATGGTTTGGCGTATCGCATCACGGCATGCCGGACGGGGCGGTTTGTAAATACGGGGCCTGggttgctttttttttttttttcttgttgtTTTCCTGTTAGCTGTGTATACCTCTCCCAACGTGTGTTGGCCTCCCCCCATTTTTTTAAACGCCCGCTCTCCGACGCTGTTGCCGTCAAGAAGTCGCTCTCCAGACGACGACTTGTAATAGCAATGTCACCACCAAGGGCGTGTGGCTCAGTTGGTAGAGCGTTCGCTTAGCATACTCAATTGTATGCGAAAGGTCCTGGGTTCGATTCCCAGCTCGTCCAAAGCCAAGGTTGTGAGATGggctattcgatttgttttATCTTTGCTCCCTTTTCAAAAAATTTTTATTCCCACCATCTCATGTCCCCGTCCCTGGGTGGGTCTTTAGCGGGCTCTTTTCTTGTTTTCCCTCCCTTGCGAGGGCTCGGACCGCCCGGCGGAGCCGGAGCGGGTCTGGGTGTTGATTTGTCAGTTTCGGCTCTTGACGCGGTCAGGACtgttattattaattaatgTTTTGAAGGGACAACTGGTTGCTTTGTAGGGTAGTAGAAGTTTCGAGAAAGCGGGGGTGACCATTGTGTCTCCAAAGTGCGAGCTGAGTTGTCTCGCGGATATCCGCAGGTGTGGGACAAGTGTTAGATTGGTCTCTTGCCCGGAGTTTCTGGGCACGGATCGGCtcccggccgccgccacaGCGGTCATCGTCATCAGGGGCGTGTTGTCTGGCGTTCGGGTGAACCGGCAGGATTACTgtttacggattacagtataCGCAGGAGTGACGAGCGCGCCCGGGTTTGTTCTGGTGGAGTCGGAAGTCACCCCCGGACAGGGGAGCGGAGACTTGTTTGAGCGGGAGGGGTTGCCGCAGTGCGAGTGTCGAGGTAATCGTTGGGTTGCCGCGAGGAGGGGAAAGAGGAGGTGGGTTCTTGTGATCTTCAGGGAAGGAAGTTATTATTTATAAAAGAGAGGGTGGCCCTCCTCAATCAAACTCAACTAGTCAACACTCAACACCACCTGTTGTCATTTTCTCTTCGGAGCACGCAATTCACAAACTCTCGAACCAACACACATCGTCTGGACTCAAAAAGTTCACATAATACATACCTTACTCCGGCTCCCATGGCTCCCTTCGGCAGGATCTATACCTACCCTAACAACTACCGCGTCCAGCGGGTAAGTCAGCAGCGgtgtttctttctttctcctctatccccctctctccccccctctccctctctttcCCTTCCCTCTACCCGCCCTCTGTCTCTTTTCTTCCAGGTCGCGCGCTGGCTAACGCCCCTCGCAGGTTCAGGCCATCGCGGCCCTGAACGGtctcgaggtcgaggtcgttcCCGACTTCCAGATGGGCGTGACCAACAAGACGCCCGAGTTCCTCGCCAAGTTCCCGCTGGGCAAGGTGCCGGCGTTTGAGACGGCGGACGGCAGCCTCCAGCTGACCGAGGGCCAGGCGATCGCGCGGTTCGTGGCCGAGAGCGGGCCCAAGGCGGACCAGCTTGTCGGCGCGGACCCCAAGACGCGCGCGCTCATCGAGATGTGGACGTGCTTTGCCGAGCAGGAGCTGGGCGCCAACCTGGTCCCGCCCCTGCTGATGGTGGTGGCCAAGATGTTCCCCTACGACGAGGCCCGGTACAACTTCCACGTCGCGGCCGTCGAGAGGGCGCTCAAGAGGATCGAGCACGAGCTCAAGGACGGGAGGAAGTtcctcgtcggcggccaGCTCACCCTCGCCGACATCATGATCGCGGGCGTGCTGCAGCTGGGCACCAAGTTCGTCGTGGACAAGGACATGCGCAAGGAGGTGCCCGCCGTGGAGGCCTACCTGAAGGCCATCATGGAGATCCCCGAGATGAAGCAGGCGTTTGGGGACCTGCAGGCGTGCGAGACCCGGGTCAAGCCCGAGTAGAGGACGGTTCTTAtctctctcctcctcctccttcttcttcttctctctccTTGCAGCAACGCCTGCTGTTAGTTGGAGGCTAGAGGCGCAGAAAGTAGAGTCAATGGAAGGACCACAGATCATTAATTAATAATGCTGAGCACCACGCCTCCCGACGAGAACCACAACGGCGCTGTGCCTTCCCTCAGGTTCGGCTGAGACCACAGGATGATCCTGTAAGCCGATCCATCCTCCCCCCATTGTAGCCGTGACTTCTTGATATCCTAGCTGGGTTGGGCATCCAAGCGGGTCGAAAGAGGAAAAGAGGAGGCTCAAAAGGTTGCCTAAAGACGtcctctcctctcctctcTACAGCATCATTTTATATAATAACGTGCCATCTCGAACCTGCTGCCAATGCGAAAGCCGTGGCTAAGTTAGCTAGGATGACGCATCAAGCACGTAACTTGCTCACGCACCCCTTTTGGTTTCCTTGTCCGATAAGCCGATTCCGTTGGCATTTCCATCTTCGTCATTGGAGTCCTGCTCACTGTAGCCGGGCAACGGTTGCATGAAAACCCACCCCACTTGCGTCCACATGTGCTGTTTTAATTACCAGTTAGGAGACTGGCCACCGCCAACCAGTTCGGGAAGGCTAGATCACGCAGAGGAGGTTGGTTGCCTTGGAGAGGTCGGAAATTATCTGTCTCGGCCATTCTTCTCATATCATTCATTCATTGGGGAAATAATATGTGCGTGACGCGGAGTCAGCGCATCAAATATTTCTTCACTTCAGAGAGGTTCGATATCGAACCACACACATAATTAATCTCCGAGCCCTCGCCCAGCGATTAATAGTATCGTAGCATGTCTTGCCAGTAAGCAGACAGTGGCTTTCCTGGGATCCATTCACAATGTACCGATCGCCCCTGATGagcaaagaggaagaggacggGCTTCGCGTCTTTCCAGGCGACCCTGCGACGGTCTCGCGGCCAGACCAACAGCAGTCTCCATGTCTGGCCGGAATGGCCTGTCTCGTCGAAGAGAGATTTCCGAACAGTAATTAAAACCATTCGATTCATCGCGGATACCACCGCATCATGGCAAAATAACCCGAGATTTGGATGGCTAACAATTAATAATTAATCCGTCGACAGAAGGCCGGAGACGATCCCCGGCCGACGAGCCGTTCTGGACCCGCGCGAGACGTCCGACGCACGCAACAAGACCGGGCGCTCTGTTCTCATCCTGGGCGCATCAGGCACCGGCCGCTCCACCGGGCGCGGCACCCGGCGACGGATGCAACGCTGCCCCCTACTCGACTTGGCGGACCGAAACGGGGGAAACGGAGGCTTTGGCTTTGCCGCTTTGGTGGCAGCCGGGAGACGGAAGAGTTCCCGCCGATGGCTCCGCAATCCCCGGCTCGAGGACGACGTGGCCACCGGGAGACTACTATTACTCTGCCGTATCTCAGGGGGACGCGTTGCTGCTGAGCACCATGGACCATAACAGGCGGACGGCGGACGAGTGGATGGGCCTCCTCCTTGGAAACGGGGCGTCCGCCGAGGGCGGGATGGAGGCTGCGGCGGATGTGGGAGGTGGGCTCTCAAGGGTCGGAGCATCGCGGTGTCGCCGGCTCGTCGCCGGCCCCGGAGGACGGGAGAGAG contains the following coding sequences:
- a CDS encoding glutathione S-transferase-like protein (Glutathione S-transferase-like protein) yields the protein MAPFGRIYTYPNNYRVQRVQAIAALNGLEVEVVPDFQMGVTNKTPEFLAKFPLGKVPAFETADGSLQLTEGQAIARFVAESGPKADQLVGADPKTRALIEMWTCFAEQELGANLVPPLLMVVAKMFPYDEARYNFHVAAVERALKRIEHELKDGRKFLVGGQLTLADIMIAGVLQLGTKFVVDKDMRKEVPAVEAYLKAIMEIPEMKQAFGDLQACETRVKPE